The Desulfobotulus pelophilus sequence CCTTCAGAAAAAAGCCCGGCCCGTTCAGGTCGGGCGATCCAAAAACTTTACGCAGGTACAGTGATCCGATTTGAGGATACGGGATCCGCGCGTTATCTTGCAAAGGCTGATACCATGCCGCTCTGCTATCCGTCGCTGGGGCTCGCCCGCATGAAGCTCTTTCAGGAGCTGCCACCT is a genomic window containing:
- a CDS encoding Trp family transcriptional regulator; its protein translation is MEEAWRELVDIMTGIQNSSDMEGLLREILTPKEISDICLRWQLLKELHAGEPQRRIAERHGISLCKITRGSRILKSDHCTCVKFLDRPT